The Arachis ipaensis cultivar K30076 chromosome B05, Araip1.1, whole genome shotgun sequence nucleotide sequence taagtgtggggaggtcgataccgatctccatgggttagtattttcttctcaacaccaatattttattttctttgttaattgctacatttgcatatttaattgcatgtttgtttgattttgtgcatttaattactacttggttgaagtaatattttttttttcaaattttttttatatagtatttcactaatttaaattaaaaacttttctattaaaacttgtttgaagttgtatttggaacatggtttttgagccaaagaacacacaacctgtgagattttgagctcatttacatggttacactatttaaccataatatttttattcttgtgtgttttcttctctataattgcaatcttagctttgttccattttatatgtctaatatttagtgtatttacatacttgcatatgattgaggccattatttgattttagctcacttatcccaaataagcctaccctttaaatcgtccttgtcagccactttgagccttttaatccccatttgttctgtattttaccacatcactagccttaagcggaaaaacaattaattaccccaattgaatctttggttagcttaagatagggattgtgtaacaattaagtgtggggaaactgtgggaacatgggttaataagggaatgtatcatgttggaattatgggtagctaggcatgaatttaaaagtatatagagtatatgtatattaggtgagagcttaagttaattaaagattcatattatagctcacttggccatacatatatccttacctttacctcagccccattacgaccttgaaaagacctcatgatatttgcattggtacattaaatatttgttgattggttagatgaagaacaaggtttagaaagcatgattagagaagagtagagtgattgaccctagacacttgaaagactagagtgatatacactaccagtaagggttcagtgcttaattctatgttccctgctttcatgagctatcttcttacaagtttacttgtctcttattgtataatttgaattagtgaaatctgatttatgtttgtcttggagaacttatttgcttttaaccaagtaggtagaaacatttttgcatgtagttgcattcatatagataggttgcatttcatacatcctgccattcctcttcatctttatagtttctcttgagcttagcatgaggacatgctattgtttaagtgtggggagggtgataaaccactattttatggtttatcttgtgcttaattgagtggattttatcaactctttacccacttattcatactatttgcatggttttacgttttccttcctgattttgtgctatgattgaaaacatgcttctttgatcttatatttgcttattattaatcctctcttattaccattagatgccttgatatgtgtgttaagtgtttttagagattacagggcaggaatggctcagaggatgaaaaggaagcatgcaaaagtggaaggaatacaagaagttggagacactgctaagctgtccagcctgacctctcgcactcaaacggctataactttagctacagaggtccaaacgacgcggtttcagttgcgttggaaaactaACGTCTGGGCTTCAATTTGTATATAATAGGCCATATCTGCCCCGACGCcaggtgatgcgaacgcgtggacgacgcctccgcgtcacttttccgcgacctgtacgtaccagaatacgctgggggcaatttctgggctttttttgacccagtttgtggcccaaaaaacacatattagaggctataaagtgggagaatgcatccattcataataagctctcaaaattcacaattttaggatttagatgtagtttctagagagagaggttctctcctctctcttaggattaggatttaggacttctcttagttttaggagtgactctcaatcccaggttcaatgttcttttactttatatttatctcttactttcagatattttaatgcttatattagttatgttgcctatttggcttatgctacattcatgttatgattttcttaattaatattatttgaggtatttcagatttatgattgctttcttttatttatataaataatttagatttttcccttttggctttggttgattaattggtgactcttgagttatcaaactcattgttgattgaaaattggaattcttcaagaattaattcgagttccaataactctagccttttccaaggaaagactaggactcgaggaatcgaaattaattcatccacttaacttaccttcatagttagaggttaacaaagtggaagaaaaatccaattctcatcacaattgataaggataactaggataggacttccagttcttcataccttgccaagagtttatttttattattattttatctttcttatcattcaactaactttttaccttaatccaaaaccccaaaacacactttttcataaccaataataagaacagcttcctacaattccttgagaatacgacccgaggtttaaatactcgattatcaatttcaaaggagtttgttacttgtgacaaccaaaacgtttgtacaaaggaatttctgttggtttagagactatatctacaatacGACtgcttttataaaattctttactggcaaaaatcctaacgtcaatgtccctagtgaatggatcttgatctttgcgtgaattgtcctcatgggtggtccgggtagcttttgctttgagatcggctttgagttgtaggattttatcttctagcTCTCGACGTCTCCTTACctttctttgtagatcctttccaacttctcgttgatgctggctttctttttcaagttgctttagacGATCTTGAAGCACTTCTATTACTCCCgaatgtgatgagtttttgtcttcgttagattctggagtatcttttggtgtagcgtccgcatttttgtgcggcgttctatcctctagatctgaatcatggtcgttgtcatggtcgtccgccataatgatgggatgacttccaggtctccggcaacgacgccaatattccgagggttacctgaaactgtaggccgatctcggatgagatcttttgtactggtcggagatgacgtgtccggctggctggtgatggctggagctgttgtgtctgacttgttggactggcttcacttctgatccgtggtcaccggagggtggagggtacctgcaagagactccgatgcttaagttagcacgggtattaagcaggtttattgtagaatcagagtatgagttatacctgggtgctccagtgtatttataatggtgtggagtgacctttttagataagataagttaattatcttatcttatctttatctttgagttgaggtcagcttatcttcaagggaaccgcccttatctctataggcttggactgcctttggatttgggtcgtgttcctctatttggtccatttactgggctttcctgtcaatttggccaacctcttttgagaagaggtcggatagcctgacccgaagaggtcggtcgctttgttactgaacatcccgggtcggacagctagacccagggtgtgaacattACCaataaatgagctcattacctgcattagagccagacatgcatcattcttgtgtGCGCATTACTATTTGTTGCATATTCTCAATGTTGTGCTTTAttcttgtatttttctatttGTTTTCTGCTTTTTTGCTTTTCTATTTATCTGCTTTCTTTGCTTTTCTCTATCTTCTATAAAGTATATTACTATCTGAAAAGCACGATGGAGCCAATTAACATGACTAATTAGCCCGACTCTATTAAGAACTTCCCAGTTCttaccctttctctctctcttcctccttCAGATGGAGGCAGTTATACTCTTTCATAATCCGCTGGTGGTCATTCTGCAAAAGAATTCTGCTTtagtagtcttctgagtctagagcaagattcattttttgttttttactgCTTCTCTATATTCAGCTatttgtctgctaaacaacatagaattaatgaacttaactaataaccccaactctactaagaactctccagttcttaccccttctctctctcttcccatttcagatggaagcatgagtacccttccataGTTCGCTAACCACCGTTTGCAAAGAGAGTTCTACTctgggtagtcttctgagtctagagcgaGATTCATTTTCTATTTATACGTATATACCATGAGACCAGCCAACATCTACACCCCAtttatctacaaactttaacctaTGTCCTCTATACGATGTTACTGTTACGTTGCAACTTAATGAAGTACTAGAGATATGCTCTTTGACGATGTATGATCATGCAGAGAAGTAGTAGACGATATTCCgccttttgatgacgttctacTTGACacgagttttgaagacctagaatgtaCTTTCCTTTGCTTTTGTAGTTTAGAAGgattaggtgagtatagagtctaggctagcttgAGCgctagcttagggacttcttgaataggtcagggcctgcgatgttgtatgtatatatgtatatagttattatataGCTACTTCTAAGGGTGTTCTAACTAAGATCTATACtttaataaaggctggataactgagtGTTGTTAACTACTTGAGATGTATataagtgtggttgtttataattgtgttatctgttattatttgcaaaattgattttgaaattccATTTATCAATCCAAGCGTTTAAAAAAAAGATCAATCATGAAATTGGCAACGCTCTAGCAAggcacaggctcatatattaaataatagttaataattaggaaaACAAGTTAGTGACAGTTAGCTTCTTatatgaccatggcataccgggagttgggtcgttacaagacGGATCGAACTGGGACCCAACTGGTTTGGATGAAAAGTCGTCGTTTAAGATTTTACCTTCAGGGATAAAAAAATCCTCTTCCTCCTTGCTCAGTCTCCCACTCTCCCTTGAGCCCCATTCCtcagactctctcctctctcaacTCTCTAGTTTCTACCTTAGGTTATTTCGCCCACCGCTACTAGGAGAGACTCAGTGCCTGCCGTCCGTTGTACTCAGGGGCTACCGTTTCTTCCTCCCGTTGTGCCTTGTGCCCCTAGCCCCTTCTTCAATCTCCTTCCTTCAGAAAGCAGAACTGCCCTCAACCCTAGCCTCCACCACAGCCGCAAGGAGTGAcccatgataaaccccaattttgtggtttatcttgtgcttattttgggggattttatcacattttcccgcatttattcaatgaaatagcatggttttgtaattctcccttaaattgtgcttaagtgtaaaaacatgctttttaggcccttaaattggtgattttaattcactttaattccattcgatgccttgatgtgtttgttgagcgatttcaggtccataaggcaagtattggatggaagaaatgaggagaaaagcattcaaagtggagaatgcatgaggaaacaaggatttggagtacatCAACCCACGCGCACCCGcagaagacgcgcacgcgtggaagtgaagttgcatggcgacgcgtacgcgcacataacgcgtacgcgtggataggaaaattgcgaagcgacgtgcacgcgtgacccacgcgtacgcgtcgatgctcgcacgtgactcacttaaaggcaaaacgttgggggcgatttctgagctgcccaggcccaaatccaacttgtttctgagggtatttgatgcaaaattaaagattgagcaaagggggagtACTTAGTTATAGAATAGCagcatgtagtttagtttctagagagagaagctccctcttctctctagaattatgttaggattaggttaatttctcttagatctagatttgattatttgatttcatcttgtttcctttatgatttcttgctcctactctttcattctcatgatttgtagtgttaattttccttttatgctctcttttatatTCATgcactcatgttagatttgaacctcttttaatgaaatttaatgtttgatgttctttttattgatgatttgagttgttgatttacttttcttgcaattggtagttggtagactTATATTTCTTAcacttttattatgctttccttttatgccttccaagtgtttgacaaatgcttggttggatgttagagtagatcttgagcattcttggcttgaaaagagaaattgggtgatcttgagttgttagttaatattatttccattgactctaatctcttgctaattcaattagtgagttgattaggatttttggattgagattaactagtcttgtttgactttctctcatggaatataacttacaccttcttctaaCATTGGGAATGAcgaaatgagataaattcttgttaattattgttattagtgactaggatggaaagcctatgatctcaatccttgccatgaatgtctctctttattacatgctttctttacttgcttgatttacttttcttgtcatttattttattgccccttttatcaatcaaaccccttgttctctcataaccaataattgatcacttcattgcaattccttgtgagacgacccggagtctaaatacttcggttaattttcattggggtttatacttgtgacaaaaccaatatttttgcatgtgaggattctttgttggtttagaattatacttgcaacgagatttcatttgaggaaattctatatcaacaaaagccTTCACATCAAGCTACTGTCGCCGTCTATCGCACTCAGAGGCTTCTCTCTTAGTCCTGTCAGCATTCTCCAAGTCTCCAAACTCTCTTCGCTCTCATCAATCGCAGGCGCATAACTTCTTCCTTGAGCTCAACATCCGTCGTCTTCGTCTTTTCCACCGTGAGCGTTGCATTGTCTTCTCTCTACTCCAGTTGTTTCGTTCGTCTTCTTCGCCGGCACAACAATTTCGTACGTCTTGTCCGCTGGCACAACCTTACTCTTCATTTTTGATTGTTCTAACTTACGTTCTTATTAAAAGAATTTGCAATTGGTGATCTTTTGATTGATTATATGCTTTATGATTTCATTGTTATGTTCTTATGAAGAAAAAAATTGCAATTGGTGATCGTatgattcatgttttgattgttctgttatttaaaaaaatatattttcattattttgttcATTATTTGGTTGCACTGTCCCTGCTCTCGATATCTGCTGACTCGCTGTCTCTCCTCCATGTTGGATTCTTTTTGTTTCAGGCTCTGTTGTGTATTTGTTGTACAACACtatcattttttgttttatttgttgACACAACTACATTAAGGTAATATTCTCTGTTATTTTTAATGGAAGtataattatgttaattgtcTATAGATCTGCAGCAAGTTTTTgtagattttgataattaatgaTAAAATTTTCATGTTGatattttatatttggatatttCTTTTTGTTAATTAACTTTTAcatttgtattttgataagattataagattttggttgatgatatttCTAGTGCTTTAAAtttgataaatattttaaatttagattaaattataattatatcttaaggtgtttatttataatttatttattattttattataaaatatttttttaattgaattacaTTTGAATTAATTGAACTAATAAACCAATAAATCAGTAATTAAAGTGGTTCGATGACTAGTTCGATTTTTAAAACATGGAGTATGACTCAACAATATGGGTGTATATAGCCTAGTTGGACCAAAAATCCAGACCAAGTCCGATCAGTTTGGACTAATTTTAGTCCAATTTCGTGACTATTCGATcagactagaaaaataaaaatattctatCCTAATCCTATCAAAGAACTGAACCGGGTTTGGACTAATGTCGGGTCATCCGGTCAAGGGAATAAGTGAGTAATTAATCTGGGTTAGGATACGCGGGACCATTGTTCTAAAAATCGAACCAGAGCGATCGGTTCAACCGGATAAACCGATCATCAGGACGGTTTGGTTAGTTTCAAAAACCGCTTggcaaaaaattgataaaaaaatcggTCAAATTAGTGGTTAACTGGCAAACCGGAGGAACCGGCCGGTTTTAAAGAGGTCTGCCGGTTTGAGAACCCCCTTCAAAACGGCGCGTTTTGACCTTTAAAATAGAAAAACCCCTAAATTTACTACCCGAAGCCCAGACCCCCCAGTCCCACACTCCCACTcatctcctctcctctcctctctcaAAAACTCAATTCAAACTTGAAAGAACAGAAAAGAACCCTAGCGGAACCCACAGCCACCGCATCTCCCCCAACCCCGTAGCACGCAGCCGCTGCACCCACCGCAACCCCGCAGCCCCACAGCCCCGCGGAACCCACAGCCACCGCATCTCCTCTCCTCTGTTCGCCGGTGTAGCGCCGTGGAAGTTCCGTCGCCGTCCTAGGAAGCTGTGTCGCCGTCGTAGGAAGCTCCCTCGCCGTCGTGTGGAAGCTCTGTGGCCGTCGCCATCTCCTCTGTTCaagcgctctctctctctctgttcgcCGGTGTGGCCGTTCTCCCCTTCCTCCTCGCCGCCGGTAAGCAGTAAGCACTCTGAGTGTTGATGCAAATCACTTCACTCGAAAGCAGACAGATGCAGGACAAATATAATTACATTTGGCATCAAACTTTTCATTatttctaaaattgtgaatgaGTACATAGCTCTTACTTATTTTATGAAACTGGAATAATCTTGTTGATGGTTGATTTATGATTCTAGAATGATTTTCtgaaatgatgatgatattgttaCTGATATGTTGTTGGCTTCTTGTTGGTTTTCTGATGGTTATTGATCAGTGATGATTAGTGCCTTTGATTTTGAATTGGAGTTGGGTTTAATTATGAGTTATTTGGGTTTAATTATGAGTTGCTGAGTTAGTAATACTGATTTTGTTGATGTTTGCTTATTCTAAATTGCTGATTTTCtgaaatgatgatgatgttgttgttTGATGATATATTGTTGGCTGCTTGTGGATTTTCTGATGATTACTGATTAGTGATGATTAGTGCCTTTGTTTATTTCTGAATTGGAGTTGGGTTTAATTGTGAATTGCTGGGTTTAATTCTGAGTTGCTGAGTTGATTTTGTTAATGTTTGCTTATTCTGAATTGTTGATTTTCTGAAATGATGATGTTGTTGCTTGATGATATATTGTTGGCTTGTTGCTGATTTTCTGATGATTACTGATTAGTGATGATTAGTGCCTGTATTTAGTTGaaaattttgttaatattttttttggttgTGGAACATTAtggtaaattttgaaattttggatttcATTAGGTTAGAAATTatcaaatttaaatatttgaaattatatattaaatttttaatgaatatttaattaaaccggttaaaCTCCGGTTGAACTCCGGTcgaaccattgaaccagtgaaccagttatcttaccggttcattgaccggttcggttctcgcaaccttgcggCGGGACACAGCTCAGTCCCTCTGTCGTCTACCCTGCCTCCAGTACACTAGGGCAGCGGATTGATTGGGAGCAAAACAGGGTAAGGGGCTGCAATCGCCGCCGTGGCCTCCGCCGTCAGTGTGAATGAGTTTCAAATTTCATTTTTTccctaaaattttcttttttgtgaACTGCAATGGATTTGTTATATTCTTATGGTATTGAGAGTTGTAATCTGCATAAGTAACACGTTTTTTTTGGTTTGTCTGTTAGCTTCTTCAATGAGTTGTCTTATTGCATGATGGATTTTCTCGGATGTTCCAATAAACAATGCAAAATTAACATACTTCAACTCATTCTTCATGCATCTACTGTACTAATCACTTAATATGTTCAAGACTCGGTTCCTTTTCATTTTCCCCCTCCTTGTAACCTGTATGCTTTAATTAACTTATGCTACCATCATTGAACAAATTTAATGTTGCTACGGATACAATTGTAGAAATAATAATACATTTGCTATGCTTTGATTTGCTGCTCATCGGGTCATTAATGTGCCCTAATTTGACAGTGTGTCAATAAGTTCAGTGTTTGTGCATAGAGAGCTAAACTACGGTTATTTTGCATTGCCGCTAAttacattttattattattgttgggtCTTTTCTTAATCCATTTGCTTTTGTGGTTGTGCCAAAGCTTGATTGTGTTGCTTGTGTTTTTGTTCTGAATTTGATTTCTGTACTAGAAAACTAGGCTTTGCGAATTTCAAAATATGGGAAAGAAGcttttatttttcctttgttatttatattatttgatttgttcATATTTAGTTCTGGTGTTTGATATTATATTCAGGTTTTCTGGTACTGTGTACTGTCTTTGGGagtgccttgtttgtttatggaCTACTCTGATCTCCTGAAATTGTTGTTTGCCATTGCTATTTGGTGCTCTGCTTACATTACTGTTGCCATTCTTACTTCCTTTCGCGCCGTCAATTGTCTTTCTGCTTGAGCTTCAGAGGGAAAATTGTTTGGAATTTGATACGAGGACATCATGGGCTATGCACAACTTGTTATAGGTCCAGCTGGTAGCGGCAAGGTATTTTATTGTGTCACCTCATTTGTTCTACCTTTTCACTCATAGTATCTAAATTGTAATTACATTGTTGTTACTGTGATTGCGGGGAAATATGGTCAATATAGCCACAATTTGCTGTTGCAATGAGGTTGCAGAGAGCACCACAACAGCGGTATTATGGCTGCAGTCACGGTTATAGGAATCCAATTTATTGTTTAAATTAGGAGGGCTATCAACTATGAGCTAGTTCTAATTTGTGTAGCTGACCCAGCCTTGTTGGGGTgaactttcattgttgttgttgcctCATCTATATTGTTGAACTACAGACCTACATGCTGTTTTACTTTTCTTAAACCGGTTAAGACACTCATGAgagtttatttttgttttgtctaTTAGTCAACATATTGCTCGAGTTTGTATGAACATTGTGTAGCTGCAAGGCGTACAATAAATATTGTGAACCTGGACCCTGCCGCTGAAAACTTTGACTATCCTGTTGCAATGGGTAACGTAAATGTGTTATTTGTAGTTAGTATTTTTCTGGGTTCAGTTTGTTGTTTTCTGAAACTTAACGCTTTTGTTTAACATGCTTGCAGATATAAGGGAACTGATTTCCCTGGAAGATGTTATGGAGGAGCTTGGATTAGGCCCTAATGGTGGTCTTATGTACTGCATGGAGTATCCTTTTCTTTGTTTCATCTTCTTTACAAACTTTTTCTGTAATAATAAGCCTGTATCATTGCTTTTTGCGATGCTGAGTTAGGCAGAGATTTTGTTTGCTAGTATAAATGACCTTCATCTTTTGCTATTTTACTATTTTCCTGTTTATTTACATTTAGTTGCTACATTAAAAACTTGCTAGAAACCGTGTTGCCTTAGCAATCTTATTTAGACACCTTGAAGATAACCTCGATGATTGGCTTGAGGAAGAGCTGGACAACTATTTAGATGATGATTACCTGGTCTTTGACTGCCCTGGTATTCTTGCTTATCCCTTGGCACTTTTCGATTTCTGTCAAAGTAGGGTGCAAATGTTACAATACCACAAAATTTTCATTGCGAAGTGGTAATATTGGTATAATCCAGTTGCATGATGCATGAGTTAGTAGCTAGTACATGATCTTTTTGAACAATAGAAATTGATTTGCTAGTTTGTTTATATTTCTTTTAATTGTTTTCTATAAGTTGTGTGGTTGAAACTTGACCTGATAAATACTGTTAAATCAACTCAACCATTTATTGTTTTTTCAGGCCAGATAGAACTTTATTCACATGTGCCTGTGCTCAAGAATTTTGTGGAACATTTGAAACGTAAAAATTTCAACATTTGTGCTGTGTACTTGCTTGATTCACAGGTATGTGGCAGCTGCTCATAAACCCAGCTTTGCTTCCTTTTGATATATCAATTCTGTAACATTCCTTAATATTCATTGTTATTCTCATTACCTTTGTTGACCCTAACGATTTTACATGATTCCAGTTCATGAGTGATGTGACAAAATTTATCAGTGGGTGCATGGCTTGCCTTTCCGCAATGGTTCAACTTGAATTACCACATGTGAATATCCTATCAAAAATGGACCTTGTGACTAACAAAAAGGATCTTGAAGAGTAATTACTGATACAAAATCCTTTTACCTAATCTCTTTTAATAACATTCATTTTAATCATAATCTAcgtattttttttctctcttttaggtTCTTGGATCCAGAGCCTACTTTTTTACTGTCTGAATTGAATCAACGAATGGGTCCTCAGTTTGCGAAGCTTAATAAAGCTTTGATTGAACTGGTGGGTATCCAAATATTCTTAAAAATATATGCGCTTTTCACATCTCTTTGCCAATTTGATATTGTTAAGGCTGTGCTCTATTATAGTTCAAGCAACTAGGCAGGAGGATCTAACTTTATGCCTAGAATCTAGGAGAACATTGAAGAGGATGAATAATGGAAGAGGTTGTATGTGATAATATATTAAGGTATCGGAGTTTTTGGGACAGGAAAACTTACTCACAAATGTTAAGGCATATCAAACATTCCTGTAGTTTTAGTTTAAATTGGTCCTTCATGTTTATATTGCATTTAATTTGATGTTTTTTCTTCCCACATTTTAGGTGGGACATGAACAATTGTGATTTTAGGCAGGACATGAACATCTATCATCTGGAATTAGGGACTTGTGTAGAATACATTGTTATGGGTTTTTGTTTCCATTAGGACATAGCTCTTGCTTTCTTTTTGTGCAAAGAACATTGGAACAAATTGCTGGCTCCATATTTTGGacctaaaattaaaaaggaatgaAGGTCTCACTCCATCTTGGCAATTGTCACTTCCATTTTGTAACAGCTATTCTTGATTTTCGTCCTGCCGTTAAGGCTTATGATGAAGATTGATTCAATTTTACAGTATTTAGTTTTTGTTCTTTCCCCATCTTTTGCAATAGTTGGTTTCTATTTAGTAATCTATTTGTTTATCATGCAACAGGTAAATAACTATAGCATGGTGAGTTTTATACCACTGGACTTGAGGAAGGAAAGAAGGTAAACTCTAGTGCCTATCTACCGTTTTGCCTGTCATAGTACAAACCTTTTGACATAGTAGTTGTTTTACAGCTCATTGACTCCTATAATTTTACCTATAGTAACACCAATTTTGTAATATACTCATTTGTTTCTTCATTACAGTATCCAATATGTGTTGAACCAAATCGACAACTGCATCCAGTATGGAGAAGATGCAGATGTGAAGGTTAAGGATTTTGATccggaggatgatgatgagtagCTACTATGTTGCAAGTGCTACATACTTGGAATGAttcaaaatttgtttttgaaTGACATAATGGTGGTTAGTTTGTTGATATATAGTATAAATTACTAGAATGTTCTTTGAATTGCCAAAATATGATTTTCCAAATGACGTCAAAGGTGGGTTGTAAGATTGTGACCTTGATGATTTGTACAAATCACTGTCTGAACTGTCAGAAACCTTGGGTAGGGTAATCAATGGGTAATTGGTATGAAGTTGAACATGAAGCAGTTTTAGACACAAGAAATTCTTCTAACTGAAACATCTGATAGCTACTACATTAAAATTATGGTGCGACTGcagtgtgtgtttttttttacgtGCATGGCATGACAATTAAAGTACCAAACattattattcacattattttgaCCCTACATTTCTTGTTTCTAGTAAAAGATTCGGATGTTTAGCATTTTCCATAATATTTATATGCCCTTAAATAAAAAGGGTTGCAAAGTTAAGATATTACTAAACTTTT carries:
- the LOC107644091 gene encoding GPN-loop GTPase 3; protein product: MGYAQLVIGPAGSGKSTYCSSLYEHCVAARRTINIVNLDPAAENFDYPVAMDIRELISLEDVMEELGLGPNGGLMYCMEHLEDNLDDWLEEELDNYLDDDYLVFDCPGQIELYSHVPVLKNFVEHLKRKNFNICAVYLLDSQFMSDVTKFISGCMACLSAMVQLELPHVNILSKMDLVTNKKDLEEFLDPEPTFLLSELNQRMGPQFAKLNKALIELVNNYSMVSFIPLDLRKERSIQYVLNQIDNCIQYGEDADVKVKDFDPEDDDE